One genomic region from Drosophila busckii strain San Diego stock center, stock number 13000-0081.31 chromosome 3R, ASM1175060v1, whole genome shotgun sequence encodes:
- the LOC108603148 gene encoding putative inorganic phosphate cotransporter translates to MVDTQLELEKVPRLGLRHLQALLLFLGLAVNTILQLNVGVAVVAMTKESGNSTALPHFEWSEVQKSYVLSSFYWGSALTQFLGGYLCKRFGAKCVLFGGSFGSALLSAWTPQCIYVAGWRAYCAIRWLQGLCFGVTLPCIHQHLANWAPEVERTRLGAFAYTGFDCGNVLAMYAAGMLASSSLGWPGISYASAALCFVWCLLWLLLGANRAQESRCIGAAEQRYIVGDLQRSVRRERQLAIPWRGIFTSPPFYALLCARCADTWGLATMQTELPAYLSGVLGLRMQSNALYSALPFVLMWAMCYVYLLAADLLLRRRCLSLTALRKTYNSIALWTPAAIMLALGFVESTQQPLALALVTLSVGVSSAATIGSELNTIDLSPVHASILAGILSTFTNLVALITPLVVGLLVKHPSERSEWQLVFSIAALVLFLGNVVYLIWGTAVTQPWNNIEPQLDDDTRDFEGAKLELKQLQQ, encoded by the exons ATGGTTGATacacagctggagctggagaaAG tgCCACGCCTGGGGCTGCGACACTTGCAGGCGTTGCTGTTATTTCTGGGACTGGCTGTCAATACGATACTGCAACTgaatgtgggcgtggctgtggtGGCAATGACAAAAGAAAGTGGAAATAGCACAGCGCTGCCA CACTTTGAATGGAGTGAGGTGCAAAAGTCTTATGTGCTCTCAAGTTTTTATTGGGGCTCGGCGCTGACGCAATTTCTGGGCGGCTATTTATGCAAACGCTTTGGCGCCAAGTGCGTTTTGTTCGGCGGCAGCTTTGGCTCTGCGCTGCTCAGCGCCTGGACGCCGCAGTGCATTTATGTGGCAGGCTGGCGCGCTTATTGTGCCATACGCTGGTTGCAGGGTCTGTGCTTCGGTGTCACTTTGCCCTGCATACATCAGCATTTGGCCAATTGGGCGCCTGAAGTGGAGCGCACGCGTCTGGGCGCTTTTGCTTACACAGGCTTCGATTGTGGCAATGTGCTGGCCATGTATGCAGCTGGCATGCTAGCGAGCTCCAGTTTGGGTTGGCCTGGCATAAGTTACGCATCCGCcgcgttgtgttttgtttggtgtttgctttggctgctgctgggcgcaaATCGTGCGCAGGAGTCGCGCTGCATTGGCGCAGCTGAGCAGCGTTATATTGTGGGCGATCTGCAGCGCAGCGTTAGACGCGAGCGTCAGTTGGCCATACCCTGGCGCGGCATCTTTACCTCACCGCCCTTCTATGCGCTGCTCTGCGCGCGCTGCGCCGACACTTGGGGCTTGGCCACAATGCAAACGGAGCTGCCCGCTTATCTAAGCGGCGTTTTGGGTCTGCGCATGCAAAGCAATGCGCTTTACTCTGCGCTGCCTTTTGTCCTTATGTGGGCCATGTgttatgtttatttgcttgccgctgatttgctgctgcgacgtCGCTGCCTCAGCTTGACTGCGCTGCGCAAAACTTACAACAGCATTGCGCTTTGGACTCCAGCGGCCATAATGTTGGCCCTGGGCTTTGTTGAGTCCACGCAGCAgcctttggctttagctttggttACGCTAAGCGTCGgcgtcagcagcgctgccaccaTTGGCAGCGAACTCAACACCATTGATCTGTCTCCAGTGCATGCCAGCATCTTGGCTGGCATTCTAAGCACCTTTACCAATCTGGTAGCTCTCATTACACCTTTAGTTGTTGGCCTGCTGGTGAAACATCCCAGCGAGCGCAGTGAGTGGCAATTGGTCTTCAGCATAGCTGCCCTGGTTTTATTTCTAGGCAATGTTGTCTACCTCATATGGGGCACAGCTGTTACGCAGCCTTGGAACAACATTGAACCACAGCTTGATGACGACACCCGCGACTTTGAAGGCGCCAAGCTTGagctcaagcagctgcagcaatag